In the Tamandua tetradactyla isolate mTamTet1 chromosome 8, mTamTet1.pri, whole genome shotgun sequence genome, TCCTGCCATAAAAGGGAATctagtcctgatacatgcaacaatgtggatgaaacttgaaatcatcatgccgagtgaaataagccaaaaacaaaaagattgtaTGATCGCACTGATCATTTTCAtaatataattttgcatttttcataatataatggtataagcaaattcaaagaatcagaaagtagaatacaggttgccaAGGGCAGGGTAAGGCAAGGGAataaggagttaatgcttaattgatacagagtttctgttaggggtggtggaaaagttttggtatggCTAATGGggaaggtagcacaacattgtgactaaTGAATTAcgaatatatataatacacaataTATAATTCAAACTATATAACTCACaataatgaattatatatttacattttgttaaaagggtaaattttaggttgtacacatgttatcagaataaaaatttaaaaataaaaaacacacaggATTATAGgccacaaatagtgaaccctaatgtaaactatagactacagttaatagtataataactatcatattgtttcattaattgtaacaaagttaccacactaaagcaaagtattaataatatggaaaactgCATTCATgatgggggtatatgggaactctgcattttctgcatgatttttctgtaagacTGAAtcttatctaataaaaaaaatttaaatataattcatttttctattcattctttcatccaaAAAATACAACCGTAAACCCTAATATATGCAAAGTATTTCATCCAGAAGAGGGGGTGAAATGGtgaacaagagagaaagaatcCCTGTCTGCTTGGGAAGTATATTTTAGTGGgagttttccaaaatgcttcttttgtTATTGAATCTCAAACCTGCCAATCATCTCCCTTTGCCAAAAATTCTTTCTCTTCAGCTCTAAGGCAAAACACTATGTGTATATTTACACATTTGTAAAGATCCTAAGTAAAATGTTTAATGGGTCATCTCTACTTAGTATAGTAGCTTCCTTTATGGAAATTTAAGTTAAGTGAGCCtatcctacatatatatatatatatatatatatatatatatatatatatatatattttcatatatatattttcatatatatgtatctgtAATTTTCATAACATATCTTAGTTATATTTCTATTTCCAAGGCCTGTAATAATGTATTGAGCATGACAGATGCTCAATTAAACTTTGTTTAAtgaaagactaaataaatgaGAAGGCAGATCATTTTTTTACCAAGAGTGAGATGACTTCACATGGAAAAGGATGGTGTCACCTCTTTACAGTCTCTTCATCACTACGTGGCTTGCTGTGTCTCAGTGGCTCAGTACACAGCAATTATGACTAGAGACTATCCAGCCTTTTCTCAGTACATCAAAGATTTAATGATGCTGGCTGACTCTGATACCAACGCCACCCAATTGAAAGAGGCGCCGCATCCTTAATCGGATCTGTTTGGTCTTGATGGTGTAAACAACTGGATTGAGTACTGGAGGTGTGAGAAAGTGAAGATAGGAGAGCACTATGTGACTGCATGGGGAAGCCTGCTTCCTAAATCTGTGCATCATGGACAGGCCAATCATAGGTGTGTAGAAGAGCAGCACAGCACAGATGTGGGAGACACAGGTGTTGAGGGCTTTGAGGCGCTCAGCCTTGGAGGCAATGGACAGCACTGTTTGTAAGATCAGCCCATAGGAGAGCACAATGAGCACTGAGTCCATGCCCAGAGTGGAAAGCACGACAAAGAGACCATAGGCACTATTGATGTGGGTGTCAGCACAGGCCAACTTCATAACGTCTGGGTGTAGACAGTAGGAATGGGACAGTTGGTGATTCCGGCAGTAAGGCAGCTTCTTGAGCATGATGGGGGCTGGGATGTGGAGACCGATACTGCGCACCATGATGGCCAGGCCCAAGCTGGTGATCCTGGAGCTCGTAAGGATGGTGCCATAGTGCAGCGGGTTGCTGATGGCCACAAAACGGTCCATGGCCATTGTCAGCAGCACAGAGGATTCCATGATGGAGAAGGTGTGTATGAAGAAGAGCTGAGCCAAGCACGCATCCACTGCCACCTCCCTTAGGCCCAGCATGTAGATGGTGAGCATGGAGGGCAGTGTGGAAGCAGACAGGCCCAGGTCGGTCACTGCTAGCATGGACAGGAAGTAATACATGGGCTGGTGTAGGGAGGGCTCTGACCTCACCACCCACAGGATCAGGCTGTTCCCTGTCAGAGATGCCACATACATGGCACACAGAGGGATGGAGAGCCAGGTGTGCACAGCCTCAAGGCCTGGGAGGCCTGTGAGAAAGAAGTAGCTGCCGGTGTGGTTGGAAGATGACATATTGATCTGGAGGGGCAGAACTCCAAACTTTAGTGTATTCACAGATCCTACAATGAAATGAATTGTTGAGTCATGACATGTAGTAGCAGCCCATTCTTTACAAAACTCCCCAAAATAGCTCTTTGAAAATCCATGCCCTTATAATTTGCCCAAGAAGTCTTCCTGGTCCATAGATGAGGTCCTTAAATAAAGGCATGTTTGTACAGCTAGATGAAATCTTGTATTATACATGGTAAGCCTGGCTCAGGAGCCACACAAAAAAACATACCCCACATCACAGAGTTTGCAACATGGTTCTATAAAGTGACTGAGACAGACTTGGTTTCCACTGTTCATTATACATATtgggaaatgaattttaaattcagACACAAAACTTCAAACTTGGGGTAAGAATCCAGGAGTCCTCGCTTCCTGTCATGTTCTCCTTTCATCATTTTACACTGCCTTTCAATAGGT is a window encoding:
- the LOC143645169 gene encoding olfactory receptor 51G2-like; its protein translation is MSSSNHTGSYFFLTGLPGLEAVHTWLSIPLCAMYVASLTGNSLILWVVRSEPSLHQPMYYFLSMLAVTDLGLSASTLPSMLTIYMLGLREVAVDACLAQLFFIHTFSIMESSVLLTMAMDRFVAISNPLHYGTILTSSRITSLGLAIMVRSIGLHIPAPIMLKKLPYCRNHQLSHSYCLHPDVMKLACADTHINSAYGLFVVLSTLGMDSVLIVLSYGLILQTVLSIASKAERLKALNTCVSHICAVLLFYTPMIGLSMMHRFRKQASPCSHIVLSYLHFLTPPVLNPVVYTIKTKQIRLRMRRLFQLGGVGIRVSQHH